GTCCCAATATGGTGCCCCTAAACCAGTAAAGGCCGGAACCACATAGACTTCATTTTCATTATGCGATTCGCGCGACGCCCGTTCAGAATCGGGAGCGCTTTCAACTAGGCGAATCCCATCACGCAACCACTGAATCGCTGAACCGGCAACGAAAATTGACCCTTCCAAGGCGTAGTACACTTTACCGTTGATGCCGTAACCGATCGTGGTCAATAGATTATTATCGGATAATTGGGGTTTTTCACCGGTGTTCATCACGATAAAAGCCCCAGTCCCGTAAGTATTCTTCACGGTTCCCGGTTCAAACGCCAGTTGACCAAACAAGGCCGCTTGTTGATCACCAGCCATCCCACTAATTGGAACTTCCGACCCAAAGAAATGATAGTCCTTGGTCTTGCCATAAACTTCAGAATTAGTGCGAACTTCTGGCAACATCGCCGCTGGAATATTTAATAATTGCAAAATCTGGTCGTCCCACTTCAAATCATGAATATTGAAGAGCATCGTCCGACTGGCATTGGAATAATCCGTCACGTGGGTGGCCCCACCGGTAAGTTTCCATAGGAGCCACGTATCGATCGTTCCAAAGAGTAATTCACCCTTTTCGGCTCGTTCTTGGGCCCCCTTCACGTGGTCTAAGATCCAGCGAATTTTAGTTGCCGAGAAGTAAGCGTCTGTGACGAGTCCCGTATGTTGATGAATCAAATCACCATAGCCATCTTTAACCAGCTTCTCAGCAATCGGCGCGGTTTGCCGTGATTGCCACACGATTGCGTTATAGATTGGCAAGCCAGTTTGCTTGTCCCAAACGATGGTTGTTTCCCGTTGATTCGTAATTCCAATACCACTAATTTGAGCGGGTTTGATTCCCGATTCAATGAAGGCATTCGCAATAGTAGACAAGACAGCATTCCAGATTTCATTGGCATTATGTTCGACCCAGCCCGGCTGCGGGAAATACTGTGGAAATTCCCGTTGTGAGTCGGCCACTTTATGGCCCGCATGGTCAAAGATAATGGCGCGGGTACTGGTTGTCCCTTCGTCAATTGCCATAATGTACTTGTCGGTCATGGTGTGTCACTCCTTAGTCATAACAGTTTTATGAAAACGCTATCATAATTGATGATTGAATCATACCATGTCGCGACCGTTTTGTGAATAGATTTGCATAAATTAAATTTTGCACAATTGAATTTACTTTAAAACTAGTTTGTACTATGTCACAGTTCGATACTGCCATAGCAAGCATCGTAGCATTTAAGCAATCGCTTCTAGTTCTATAAAATAATTAATTTACTAACATTAGTGCCACCGCGACGAGCTACAATTTTGACATTTTTTCACAGTACTTACACGCCAAGATAGTCGCACAACGAAAATGACGACCGTCTGTTTGCGACATCATTTGGCCTTCGTATTCCACTCCAAACGCCGGTCAAACAAAAAAAGAGTGGCCGGTCATTCCTGGTCACTCCGTTAGTGCTGACATATTCAGTTAAGCTGAATAGCTGGACTTTGATTTAATTCAACCACACATTAATACAAATATTGTAAGTCACTAGCCGGCGTTGGGTAAGCCAATACCAACCGTTGTAAATCTGGTAAAGTCACGTGTTTTTCAATTAACAACGTGAAGTAGTTAATCATCTCGTCGGCAACATCACTTAGAAGGGTAGCACCCACAACCTGCCCACTCGCTTTAGCAACCACTACTTTAGCTTGGGCTTGTTGTGCGCCAAAGCGGTAATAAGTGAACCACTTCGTCATATCAAGTGTATTGACACGATACTCATCTGGATGCTCAGTCGCCGCGGCCGCGCTGATCCCGACTTGCGCTAACTTGGGCGCTGCAAAAACCTGCGTTGGCACAACGGGATACTTTATGGCTGCGCCGGGATGCGTCAACTCACCGACCAGATAACGCGCTTCAAAACCTGCAACTGGCGTTAACTTCGGTACCGGTGTATCGCTGACATCCCCAATGGCATAAATGTGCGGGTTGGCCGTCTGCAAATGATCATTGACTTGAATCCCATGCCGATCAAAGGTAACGCCCACGTTGGCTAGACCTAACTGGTCCGCGTTCGGAATCCGTCCCGCTGAGCTGATGACCAGATCCGTTGTCAGCTCGAAATTATCAGCTGTCAATTGTAGACCGGTCGCCGTTTTAGTAATTGCTTGGACATCCGTATTCAAGTCAAACGTGATTCCATCAGCCGTCATTGCGGCCATCAAATCCTTAACCAAATCTGCATCAAAAGCTTTTAACGGGCGGTCATTATGATGAATCACGTGCACATCAGCGCCAGCGGCATTCGCAATCGTCGCCAATTCAAATCCTACGTAGCCACCACCTACGAATGTCACGCGTTTAGGCATCTGGTCCAAATCTAAGAAGTCAGTGCTCGTCTTAAAGTATTCGTGCCCGGTAATCGGTAGAATCGCTGGACGCTGACCAGTAGCAATCACGTAATCAGTCGCACTGACTACTCGATCCCCGACCGCTAACTGATTGTCGGATTGAAAGTGT
This Lactiplantibacillus plantarum DNA region includes the following protein-coding sequences:
- the glpK gene encoding glycerol kinase GlpK codes for the protein MTDKYIMAIDEGTTSTRAIIFDHAGHKVADSQREFPQYFPQPGWVEHNANEIWNAVLSTIANAFIESGIKPAQISGIGITNQRETTIVWDKQTGLPIYNAIVWQSRQTAPIAEKLVKDGYGDLIHQHTGLVTDAYFSATKIRWILDHVKGAQERAEKGELLFGTIDTWLLWKLTGGATHVTDYSNASRTMLFNIHDLKWDDQILQLLNIPAAMLPEVRTNSEVYGKTKDYHFFGSEVPISGMAGDQQAALFGQLAFEPGTVKNTYGTGAFIVMNTGEKPQLSDNNLLTTIGYGINGKVYYALEGSIFVAGSAIQWLRDGIRLVESAPDSERASRESHNENEVYVVPAFTGLGAPYWDSEARGSVFGLTRGTTREDFIKATLQALAYQTRDVVETMKKDSGIEIPVLKVDGGAARNDWLMQFQADILDTQIMRAANLETTALGAAFLAGLSVGYWQDLEELKASYKPGTSFDPEMGPAERTNLYEGWQAAVKATQVFKHTPYHAGK
- a CDS encoding dihydrolipoyl dehydrogenase family protein — encoded protein: MAEQYDVVVIGGGPAGNAMASGLKAQGKTVLIVEADLWGGTCPNRGCDPKKILLSAVEARQAAQHLQGQGLIGAPKIDWPALMAHKRGYTDGINDGTLNGLTGQDIATLHGQAHFQSDNQLAVGDRVVSATDYVIATGQRPAILPITGHEYFKTSTDFLDLDQMPKRVTFVGGGYVGFELATIANAAGADVHVIHHNDRPLKAFDADLVKDLMAAMTADGITFDLNTDVQAITKTATGLQLTADNFELTTDLVISSAGRIPNADQLGLANVGVTFDRHGIQVNDHLQTANPHIYAIGDVSDTPVPKLTPVAGFEARYLVGELTHPGAAIKYPVVPTQVFAAPKLAQVGISAAAATEHPDEYRVNTLDMTKWFTYYRFGAQQAQAKVVVAKASGQVVGATLLSDVADEMINYFTLLIEKHVTLPDLQRLVLAYPTPASDLQYLY